From Tiliqua scincoides isolate rTilSci1 chromosome 2, rTilSci1.hap2, whole genome shotgun sequence, the proteins below share one genomic window:
- the LOC136639101 gene encoding tripartite motif-containing protein 10-like: MASASPTLEVEEELKCPICMEYLTDPVTLDCGHNFCRDCITTYCETWEDLGDLECPLCTARIKKGNFRPNWQLANVVEKIKCLSFYLGKEHLCLRHKEKLSLFCKEDQELVCLFCERSPEHQSHKVLLLEEAAKQCKDQLCSCLEVLRKERERILASKAGTEKESQDLLGQIEEKKTTTEAVFNQLHQFLEKQKTSLLSQLEELEKQIATRREEHMARLVEELSSLEGLIQQMEEKCQQPASELLQDIRRTLQRYEKKEAFGNPVAFPPELTCRIGEFFDVKPFLEGVMEQFPATARQTVSCPSSHASAPHLIVGGRTTDCSLVTTPQPFLSLWLQMTLLILLLSPPPPVSEAEVTLDPDTAHAKLVLSEDHKSVRWGGEWQALPDNPERFHFLPCVLGQEGFTAGRRFWEVSVGGEGEWAVGVARKSVRRKGTFRISPQEGIWAVEKSGGQYSVFNPPANTPLSLSQELQRIRVTLDCAGGQVAFSDADTGVHVYTHSGASFCGETLLPFFFVLDKAHLRLSP, from the exons ATggcctcagcctcaccaaccttgGAGGTAGAGGAGGAACTCAAGTGTCCCATCTGCATGGAGTACCTGACAGACCCGGTGACCCTGGACTGCGGCCACAACTTCTGCAGGGACTGCATCACCACCTACTGTGAGACATGGGAAGATCTGGGGGACTTGGAGTGTCCCCTCTGCACAGCCAGAATCAAGAAAGGGAATTTTCGACCAAACTGGCAACTGGCAAATGTAGTAGAAAAAATTAAATGTCTGTCATTTTACTTGGGAAAAGAGCATTTATGTTTGAGACACAAGGAAAAACTCAGCCTGTTCTGCAAAGAAGACCAAGAGTTGGTGTGTCTGTTTTGTGAGAGATCCCCAGAACATCAGTCACATAAAGTCCTGCTTTTGGAAGAGGCTGCCAAGCAATGCAAG GACCAATTGTGTAGCTGTCTGGAAGTTCTGAGGAAGGAGCGAGAGAGAATTCTGGCAAGCAAAGcaggaacagaaaaggaaagccAAGACCTGCTC GGACAAATAGAAGAAAAGAAGACAACGACAGAGGCTGTTTTCAACCAACTACACCAGTTTCTGGAGAAACAAAAGACGTCTCTCCTCTCGCAGTTGGAAGAGCTGGAGAAGCAAATTGCAACCAGAAGAGAGGAGCACATGGCCAGACTGGTGGAGGAACTGTCCTCCCTTGAAGGTCTCATCCAGCAGATGGAGgagaaatgccagcagccagcaagtgAGCTCCTGCAG gataTTAGGAGGACCTTGCAGAG GTATgagaagaaggaagcatttgggaatcctgtggcttttcctcctgagcTGACCTGCAGAATCGGGGAATTCTTTGATGTAAAACCCTTTTTGGAGGGTGTCATGGAACAATTCCCAG CAACAGCCAGGCAGACAGTCAGCTGCCCATCATCTCACGCCTCTGCCCCACACCTTATTGTGGGCGGCAGGACAACTGACTGCAGTCTGGTCACCACCCCACAGCCCTTCCTGTCTCTGTGGCTCCAGATGACTCTCCTGAttctgcttctctctcctcctcctccagtctcAGAAGCAgaggtgactctggatccagacacaGCTCATGCCAAACTCGTCCTGTCTGAGGATCACAAAAGTGTGAGATGGGGAGGCGAATGGCAAGCTCTGCCCGACAATCCTGAGAGATTTCACTTTTTGCCTTGTGTGCTGGGCCAGGAGGGCTTCACAGCAGGCAGACGCTTCTGGGAGGTctctgtgggaggggagggagagtgggctgtgggggtggccagaaagtctgtgaggagaaagggcaCGTTTCGTATTAGTCCTCAGGAAGGGATCTGGGCTGTGGAGAAGAGTGGAGGTCAGTACAGCGTTTTTAATCCCCCTGCTAACACTCCTCTGTCCCTGAGCCAGGAGCTCCAGAGGATCCGAGTGACTCTGGACTGTGCTGGGGGACAGGTGGCCTTTTCCGATGCTGACACAGGAGTCCATGTCTACACTCATTCAGGAGCCTCGTTCTGTGGAGagaccctcctccccttcttttttgtgttAGATAAAGCCCACCTGAGGCTCTCCCCCTGA